AAAATAGGGATGGTCAGGTATCTCGATAACTTCCACCAACCTGTCGTCGGGCGATGTGCCGGAAAGCACAAAACCTTTGGACTCAAATTCATCCCTGAAAGTATTATTAAATTCGTAACGATGACGATGTCTTTCATAAACTACTTCTTTGTCATAAAGTTTACGCAATAATGTATCCTTCTTGATTTTGCAGGGATAAAGGCCTAACCTCATTGTGCCGCCCTTTTCAGAAACGTATTTCTGGTCAGGCATCAGGTCAATCACAGGATATTTGGTGTTTTCATCAAACTCACTGCTGTTAGCTTTGTGCAAACCGAGAATATTTCTCGCAAATTCTATAACAGCTGTCTGCATGCCCAAACATAATCCCAAATAGGGAATTTTATGTTCTCTGGCATATTGAATAGCCCTGATTTTACCCTCTACTCCACGCACACCGAAACCACCGGGTACCACTATTCCCGATACATCGCTGAACAGTTCTTTCAGTTCCTCTTTAGTCTTCTTTTCCAGGGCTTCACTGTCTATCCATTTGATCTCGGCTTTATAATCATGACTGGTGCTGGCGTGATGGATAGATTCAACCACGGAAATATAAGAATCACCAAGACCCACGTATTTGCCGACAATAGCTATGGTTATCGATTCTTTAGCATGGTACATTTTGTTAACCAGCGCTTCCCACATGGTCAGATCGCGCTCTTTGGTTTCCAGATTCAGATAATTTATGACTATGTTATCCAGGTTTTCTTTGGCTACATTCAGCGGCACTTCATAAATTGACTTAACGTTCTTTAACTCTATAACCGCTTCTTTTTCCACATCGCAGA
The genomic region above belongs to Candidatus Margulisiibacteriota bacterium and contains:
- the pyrG gene encoding CTP synthase (glutamine hydrolyzing), translating into KINNVTSGMIYNTVIQKERRGDYLGGTVQVIPHITNEIKDRMRRVSADGSWDVIIVEIGGTVGDIESLPFLEAIRQYRKELGRFNSLHIHVTLVPYLKSSEEFKTKPTQHSVKELRSIGIHPDIIVLRTEKSLNDNIKEKVSLFCDVEKEAVIELKNVKSIYEVPLNVAKENLDNIVINYLNLETKERDLTMWEALVNKMYHAKESITIAIVGKYVGLGDSYISVVESIHHASTSHDYKAEIKWIDSEALEKKTKEELKELFSDVSGIVVPGGFGVRGVEGKIRAIQYAREHKIPYLGLCLGMQTAVIEFARNILGLHKANSSEFDENTKYPVIDLMPDQKYVSEKGGTMRLGLYPCKIKKDTLLRKLYDKEVVYERHRHRYEFNNTFRDEFESKGFVLSGTSPDDRLVEVIEIPDHPYFIATQYHPEFKSRPAAPHPLFEGFIKAAIMLGKNG